Proteins encoded within one genomic window of Jiangella mangrovi:
- a CDS encoding UPF0182 family protein, whose protein sequence is MPRPAGPFRGAPQRRSRALLPTLIVLGVLIASYVLIVSFWTDRLWFQSVDFTQVFTTQLVTRSGLFVVFGLLMAASVVVNGMVAYRVRPRYRPMSVEQQSLDRYRDAIDPVRTWVLTAAAVLLAIMAGASAAGQWQTFLLWRNGGEFGQNDAQFGVDLGFFAFDYPWWRYVVSYGFAVVVLGLVVAAITHYIYGGIRLQTAGQKVSPATTAHLSVLIGLFVLLKAVAYWLDRYALVMKDNERFTGASYTDVNAVLPAKTILVFVATICAILFFVNVWQRSWTLPGIGLGLLVLSAVLLGGLWPFLVQQFQVRPSEASREAPYIERNIEATRSAYGIEDVATSEYRATTDVSEGQLAEDSATIPGIRLMDPIVIPPAFQQLQQVRGFYSFSDPLDVDRYNVADPDTGVVSERDMVVAVREVDADGIPAEQRNWINEHTVYTHGFGVVAAYGNTRESDGAPTFAEEDIPTEGVLGEYEPRIYFGENSPGYSIVGAPDGTDPVEYDIPEDPETGGERRNTYDGEGGVPIGSFWNRLLYATRFQEANFLLSDRINDESRLLYDRNPRQRVEKVAPWLTVDVNPFPAVVDGRVVWILDGYTTLNSLPYSQRVSLSEATSDSRTARPALAAQPDDFINYVRNSVKATVDAYDGTVTLYAWDDTDPVLQAWMNAFPDSVKPRSDIPTPLMDHLRYPEDLFKLQRNMLEQYHVTDASTFYGGQDRWVVPADPASNIDVKQPPYYQSIQMPETDAAVYSLTTTYTPRGRPNLAAFMAVNADARSEGYGQLQILRLPSNTQIDGPGQVANDFESNADVAQELTLLRSGDAEAQLGNLLTLPVGGGLLYVQPVYVARATGEAAYPLLRRVLVQFGDSIGFDDTLQGALDQIFEGEAGVETDEDGGIVEETPPGGEETPPTDEESPTPSETPTGTPTQPADLTAALQDIEQAWADAREAQAAGDWAAYGEALERLDAAIAAAQDISGETGAGGDTSGG, encoded by the coding sequence ATGCCCCGACCCGCCGGACCGTTCCGCGGCGCGCCACAACGACGTTCGCGCGCGCTGCTGCCCACGCTCATCGTGCTCGGCGTGTTGATCGCGTCGTACGTGCTCATCGTGTCGTTCTGGACCGACCGGCTGTGGTTCCAGTCGGTCGACTTCACCCAGGTCTTCACGACTCAGCTGGTCACGCGATCCGGGTTGTTCGTCGTCTTCGGCCTTCTCATGGCCGCCTCGGTCGTGGTCAACGGCATGGTCGCGTACCGCGTCCGGCCGCGCTACCGGCCCATGAGCGTCGAGCAGCAGAGCCTCGACCGCTACCGCGACGCCATCGATCCCGTCCGCACCTGGGTGCTGACGGCGGCCGCCGTCCTGCTCGCCATCATGGCGGGCGCCAGCGCGGCCGGGCAGTGGCAGACGTTCCTGCTCTGGCGCAACGGCGGCGAGTTCGGCCAGAACGATGCCCAGTTCGGCGTCGACCTCGGCTTCTTCGCGTTCGACTACCCCTGGTGGCGCTACGTCGTCAGCTACGGGTTCGCGGTGGTGGTGCTGGGCCTCGTCGTCGCCGCCATCACGCACTACATCTACGGTGGCATCCGGCTTCAGACCGCGGGGCAGAAGGTCAGCCCGGCCACCACGGCGCACCTGTCCGTGCTCATCGGGCTGTTCGTGCTGCTCAAGGCCGTGGCCTACTGGCTCGACCGCTACGCGCTGGTCATGAAGGACAACGAGCGTTTCACCGGCGCCTCGTACACCGACGTCAACGCCGTCCTGCCGGCCAAGACGATCCTGGTCTTCGTCGCGACCATCTGCGCCATCCTGTTCTTCGTCAACGTCTGGCAGCGCAGCTGGACCCTGCCGGGCATCGGGCTGGGCCTGCTGGTCCTGTCGGCGGTGCTGCTGGGCGGGCTGTGGCCGTTCCTGGTGCAGCAGTTCCAGGTGCGCCCCAGCGAGGCCAGCCGCGAGGCGCCGTACATCGAACGCAACATCGAGGCGACCCGCAGCGCCTACGGCATCGAGGACGTCGCGACCAGCGAGTACCGGGCCACCACGGACGTGTCCGAGGGGCAGCTGGCCGAGGACTCCGCCACCATTCCCGGCATCCGGCTCATGGACCCCATCGTCATCCCGCCGGCGTTCCAGCAGCTGCAGCAGGTGCGTGGCTTCTACTCCTTCAGCGACCCGCTCGACGTCGACCGCTACAACGTCGCCGACCCCGACACCGGGGTCGTCAGCGAGCGCGACATGGTGGTCGCCGTCCGCGAGGTCGACGCCGACGGCATCCCGGCCGAGCAGCGCAACTGGATCAACGAGCACACCGTCTACACCCACGGCTTCGGCGTGGTGGCCGCCTACGGCAACACCCGCGAGTCCGACGGCGCGCCCACCTTCGCCGAGGAGGACATCCCGACCGAGGGCGTTCTCGGCGAGTACGAGCCGCGCATCTACTTCGGCGAGAACTCGCCCGGCTACTCCATCGTCGGTGCGCCCGACGGCACCGACCCCGTCGAGTACGACATCCCCGAGGACCCCGAGACGGGCGGCGAGCGGCGCAACACCTACGACGGCGAGGGCGGCGTGCCCATCGGCTCGTTCTGGAACCGGCTGCTCTACGCCACCCGGTTCCAGGAGGCCAACTTCCTGCTGTCCGACCGCATCAACGACGAGTCGCGGCTGCTCTACGACCGCAACCCGCGCCAGCGGGTCGAGAAGGTCGCGCCGTGGCTCACGGTCGACGTCAACCCGTTCCCGGCGGTGGTCGACGGCCGCGTCGTCTGGATCCTCGACGGCTACACCACGCTGAACTCGCTGCCGTACAGCCAGCGGGTGTCGCTCAGCGAGGCCACCAGCGACTCGCGCACGGCCCGGCCGGCGCTGGCGGCGCAGCCCGACGACTTCATCAACTACGTGCGCAACTCGGTGAAGGCCACGGTCGACGCCTACGACGGCACCGTCACGCTGTACGCGTGGGACGACACCGACCCCGTCCTGCAGGCGTGGATGAACGCGTTCCCCGACTCCGTGAAGCCGCGGTCGGACATCCCGACCCCGCTCATGGACCACCTGCGCTACCCCGAGGACCTGTTCAAGCTGCAGCGCAACATGCTCGAGCAGTACCACGTCACCGACGCCTCGACGTTCTACGGCGGCCAGGACCGCTGGGTGGTCCCGGCCGACCCGGCCTCGAACATCGACGTCAAGCAGCCGCCGTACTACCAGAGCATCCAGATGCCCGAGACCGACGCGGCGGTGTACTCGCTCACCACCACGTACACCCCGCGGGGCCGGCCCAACCTCGCCGCGTTCATGGCGGTCAACGCCGACGCCCGCAGCGAGGGCTACGGCCAGCTGCAGATCCTCAGACTGCCCAGCAACACGCAGATCGACGGTCCCGGCCAGGTCGCCAACGACTTCGAGTCCAACGCCGACGTCGCACAAGAGCTGACACTGCTGCGCTCCGGCGACGCCGAGGCACAGCTGGGCAACCTGCTGACCCTGCCCGTCGGCGGCGGCCTGCTGTACGTCCAGCCGGTCTACGTGGCCCGGGCCACGGGCGAGGCGGCCTACCCGCTGCTGCGCCGCGTGCTCGTCCAGTTCGGCGACAGCATCGGCTTCGACGACACCCTGCAGGGGGCGCTCGACCAGATCTTCGAGGGCGAGGCCGGCGTCGAGACCGACGAGGACGGCGGCATCGTCGAAGAGACGCCGCCGGGCGGCGAGGAGACCCCGCCGACCGACGAGGAGTCCCCGACGCCCTCGGAGACTCCGACCGGCACGCCCACCCAGCCGGCCGACCTCACGGCGGCGCTCCAGGACATCGAGCAGGCCTGGGCCGATGCGCGCGAGGCGCAGGCGGCGGGCGACTGGGCGGCCTACGGCGAGGCGCTCGAGCGGCTCGACGCCGCCATCGCCGCGGCTCAGGACATCAGTGGCGAGACCGGCGCCGGCGGCGACACCTCCGGCGGCTGA
- a CDS encoding PPA1309 family protein has product MSSNDQPNALVRAIAEIEQHVRGDGWDQPARLYALASTNDLLTREPDLAARIGIEADSPADSLTPIEQDVAGRPIEDLLVEITWPDTVAGCALVLERIVLPPGAEEQMPDDDGAAASWAQQHPDRSDVRVVVGVMRDGTRASVLRIRGHEADDELIRGAELSPELGNALAETFS; this is encoded by the coding sequence ATGAGCAGCAACGACCAGCCGAACGCGCTCGTGCGCGCCATCGCGGAGATCGAACAGCACGTCCGCGGCGACGGCTGGGACCAGCCGGCCCGGCTGTACGCGCTGGCGTCCACCAACGACCTGCTGACGCGCGAACCCGACCTCGCGGCACGCATCGGCATCGAGGCGGACTCCCCGGCCGACTCGCTCACACCCATCGAGCAGGACGTCGCCGGCCGGCCCATCGAGGACCTGCTGGTCGAGATCACCTGGCCCGACACCGTCGCCGGCTGCGCTCTGGTGCTCGAGCGCATCGTGCTGCCGCCCGGCGCCGAGGAGCAGATGCCCGACGACGACGGCGCCGCCGCCAGCTGGGCGCAGCAGCACCCCGACCGGTCGGACGTCCGCGTGGTGGTCGGCGTCATGCGCGACGGCACCCGCGCCTCTGTCCTGCGCATCCGCGGCCACGAGGCCGACGACGAGCTGATCCGCGGCGCCGAACTGTCGCCCGAGCTCGGCAACGCCCTGGCCGAGACCTTCAGCTGA
- a CDS encoding YlbL family protein — protein sequence MTRRSATLAVAGALIVALVAVASLFSLPYVVYSPGPVEDTLGEWNGQQVIRVEGADTFPTEGVLDLTTVGVTSADAELDLLTALRAWLDPDRAVVPRELVYPEGTTAEQSRQQNAAMLANSQQNAEVAALRKLGYDVPEKVVVDAVVEGAPADGVLEPGDVVVSVDGTPVAAPQDVVDAVTAHEPGETVQFVVDRDGEELTEDITTIPAEDDGRALVGFSPTPGFDLPVDIQIGIDERIGGPSAGMIFAVAIYDTLTPGALLDGNHIAGTGEISPDGQVGAIGGIQQKIAAANHDGAELFLAPASNCDEAVGGNNGDMRVVPIETLDDAVSTIESFVAGDTDDLATCPSS from the coding sequence ATGACCCGCCGATCCGCGACGCTCGCCGTCGCCGGTGCCCTGATCGTCGCGCTCGTCGCGGTCGCCTCCCTGTTCAGCCTGCCCTACGTCGTCTACTCGCCGGGCCCGGTCGAGGACACGCTCGGTGAGTGGAACGGCCAGCAGGTCATCCGGGTCGAGGGCGCCGACACCTTCCCCACCGAGGGCGTGCTCGACCTCACGACGGTCGGGGTCACGTCGGCCGACGCCGAGCTGGACCTCCTGACGGCGCTGCGGGCCTGGCTCGACCCCGACCGCGCGGTCGTCCCGCGCGAACTGGTCTACCCCGAGGGCACCACGGCCGAGCAGTCGCGGCAGCAGAACGCCGCCATGCTGGCCAACTCGCAGCAGAACGCCGAGGTGGCCGCGCTGCGCAAGCTCGGCTACGACGTCCCCGAGAAGGTGGTCGTCGACGCCGTCGTCGAGGGCGCACCGGCCGACGGCGTCCTCGAGCCGGGCGACGTCGTGGTGTCCGTCGACGGCACCCCGGTCGCCGCCCCCCAGGACGTCGTCGACGCCGTCACCGCGCACGAGCCCGGCGAGACCGTCCAGTTCGTCGTCGACCGCGACGGCGAGGAGCTGACCGAGGACATCACCACCATCCCCGCCGAGGACGACGGCCGCGCGCTGGTCGGCTTCAGCCCCACGCCCGGCTTCGACCTGCCCGTCGACATCCAGATCGGCATCGACGAGCGCATCGGCGGCCCCAGCGCCGGCATGATCTTCGCCGTCGCCATCTACGACACCCTCACGCCGGGCGCGCTCCTCGACGGCAACCACATCGCCGGCACCGGCGAGATCAGCCCCGACGGCCAGGTCGGCGCCATCGGCGGCATCCAGCAGAAGATCGCCGCCGCCAACCACGACGGCGCCGAGCTCTTCCTCGCCCCGGCCAGCAACTGCGACGAGGCGGTCGGCGGCAACAACGGCGACATGCGGGTCGTCCCCATCGAAACCCTCGACGACGCCGTCAGCACCATCGAGTCCTTCGTCGCCGGCGACACCGACGACCTCGCCACCTGCCCCTCGTCCTGA
- a CDS encoding SigE family RNA polymerase sigma factor — MAGSAEGFMEFATACSGRLFRTAWLLTGDWHLAEDLVQETLGKVYRAWTKRSRPDDPLAYARTTLVRTYITHRRRRRAAEHPTDTVPEVAVPEVDVALRITLIDALARLEPKDRVVLVLRYWEDRSVEETAAELGLSAGAVRSRSFRALERLRSVLGDGIRWPDPRPAQNEVS, encoded by the coding sequence GTGGCCGGCAGTGCGGAAGGCTTCATGGAGTTCGCCACGGCGTGCAGCGGCCGGTTGTTCCGGACGGCCTGGCTGCTGACCGGCGACTGGCACCTGGCCGAGGATCTCGTGCAAGAGACCCTCGGCAAGGTCTACCGGGCGTGGACGAAGCGGTCGCGACCCGACGACCCGCTCGCCTACGCTCGCACGACGCTGGTGCGCACCTACATCACGCACCGGCGCCGTCGGCGGGCGGCGGAGCACCCCACCGACACCGTGCCCGAGGTCGCCGTCCCCGAGGTCGACGTCGCGCTGCGGATCACCCTCATCGACGCGCTGGCCCGGCTGGAGCCGAAGGACCGCGTGGTCCTCGTCCTGCGCTACTGGGAGGACCGCAGCGTCGAGGAGACCGCGGCCGAGCTCGGCCTGTCCGCCGGCGCCGTCCGGTCGCGCAGCTTCCGCGCGCTCGAGCGGCTGCGCTCCGTCCTCGGCGACGGCATCCGGTGGCCCGATCCCCGCCCCGCCCAGAACGAGGTGAGCTGA
- a CDS encoding molybdenum cofactor biosynthesis protein MoaE, translating into MDVIRLLDVRPDPLSVDEVLAAVSDRGAGGTVVFIGTVRELDGGRDVTSLDYEAHPSAGETLRTVAEKVAADTHLRALAAVHRVGHLEIGDIAVVVAVAADHRQEAFAACRQLIDDLKAQVPIWKHQRFDDGGEEWVGSP; encoded by the coding sequence ATGGATGTCATCAGACTGCTCGACGTGCGGCCCGACCCGCTCTCCGTCGACGAGGTCCTGGCCGCCGTGTCCGACCGTGGCGCCGGCGGCACCGTCGTCTTCATCGGCACGGTCCGCGAGCTCGACGGCGGCCGTGACGTCACCAGCCTCGACTACGAGGCGCATCCCTCCGCGGGCGAGACCCTGCGGACCGTCGCCGAGAAGGTCGCCGCCGACACCCACCTGCGGGCGCTGGCCGCCGTCCACCGCGTCGGCCACCTCGAGATCGGCGACATCGCCGTCGTCGTCGCGGTCGCCGCCGACCACCGGCAGGAGGCGTTCGCCGCCTGCCGCCAGCTCATCGACGACCTCAAGGCTCAGGTGCCCATCTGGAAGCACCAGCGCTTCGACGACGGCGGCGAGGAGTGGGTCGGCTCGCCCTGA
- a CDS encoding NAD-dependent epimerase/dehydratase family protein — protein sequence MGRQPRGVRAGRNGADGLVVAVTGAASGVGRLLAARLAASDDVAEVVGLDDSRGDVDGVTWRVMDLTDPAIVTRLAGVDAVVHTAVDIGITDDPAVRSHRNVRGTQTILTASAAAGVRHLVAVTSAMVYGAQAENPVPLDEDAPLKAEPDGSIISDLLEIEDLCARAPRSHPGMSVTVVRPAAVVGPGVDTVLTRHFEAPRLLVVRGSEPAWQFCHVDDLASALEYVVLNDVAGPLAVGSEGHLDQATLEELSGRSRIELPASFAFGTAQRLHRLGVTPAPASELHFVTRPWVVAGERLRKAGWQPAHDNAEALRALMDEVGGRHALASRRIGKRDAATAATIGAAGATVAILGTAVVVRKARRRKRT from the coding sequence GTGGGCAGACAGCCGCGCGGGGTTCGCGCTGGGCGCAACGGTGCCGACGGGCTGGTGGTGGCCGTCACCGGCGCGGCGTCCGGCGTCGGCCGGCTGCTGGCCGCGCGCCTCGCGGCCAGCGACGACGTCGCCGAGGTCGTGGGCCTCGACGACTCCCGCGGCGACGTCGACGGCGTCACGTGGCGCGTGATGGATCTCACCGACCCCGCCATCGTCACGCGGCTGGCCGGAGTCGACGCCGTCGTGCACACCGCCGTCGACATCGGCATCACCGACGACCCCGCCGTCCGCTCGCACCGCAACGTGCGCGGCACGCAGACCATCCTGACGGCGTCCGCCGCGGCCGGCGTGCGCCACCTCGTCGCCGTCACCAGTGCCATGGTCTACGGCGCCCAGGCCGAGAACCCGGTCCCGCTCGACGAGGACGCCCCGTTGAAGGCCGAGCCCGACGGCTCGATCATCAGCGACCTGCTCGAGATCGAGGACCTCTGCGCGCGGGCGCCGCGGTCGCACCCCGGCATGTCCGTGACGGTGGTCCGGCCGGCCGCCGTCGTCGGGCCGGGCGTCGACACCGTCCTGACCCGCCACTTCGAGGCGCCCCGTCTGCTGGTCGTCCGCGGCAGCGAGCCGGCCTGGCAGTTCTGCCACGTCGACGACCTCGCGTCGGCGCTCGAGTACGTGGTCCTGAACGACGTCGCCGGGCCGCTCGCCGTCGGCAGCGAGGGCCACCTCGACCAGGCGACGCTCGAGGAGCTCTCCGGCCGCAGCCGCATCGAGCTGCCCGCGTCGTTCGCGTTCGGCACCGCGCAGCGGCTGCACCGGCTCGGCGTCACCCCGGCGCCGGCCAGCGAGCTGCACTTCGTCACCCGGCCGTGGGTGGTCGCCGGCGAGCGCCTGCGCAAGGCCGGCTGGCAGCCCGCGCACGACAACGCCGAGGCGCTGCGGGCGCTCATGGACGAGGTCGGCGGACGACACGCGCTGGCGTCGCGGCGCATCGGCAAGCGCGACGCCGCCACGGCCGCCACCATCGGCGCCGCCGGTGCCACCGTCGCGATCCTGGGGACGGCCGTCGTCGTCCGCAAGGCGCGCCGCCGGAAGAGGACGTGA
- a CDS encoding zinc-dependent metalloprotease, translating into MNDVPFGFRSEDDPDENRPEKSGSGSGDPGQPGGPGSPGGPGDPFGNLFGMFGAGGPGGPGGNPDLGAMFAQLGQMFSWSGGPVNWNLANQAAREVVSAAGDRSVSGTDRRDVDDAFRLADTWLDGATSFPSTGGAPRTWSRAEWVEGTHAAWKDLVEPLAARVSEAMSKSLPPEVAQAAGPLVGMMQQVGVSMWGAQVGQSIGKLAGEVVGSADIGVPLAAGHPALLPANVRAFGEGLGVDARDVLLYLALREAAYVRLYGHAPWLRAHIVALVEEYARNVSVDTSAIEEKMREIDPQRPEALQEALEGGLFDVPTTPEQQAALDRLELALALVEGWVDDVVTRATADRLPSAAALRETVRRRRASGGPAEQTFATLVGLQLRPRKLREAADFWAAVREARGADGRDAVWAHPDLMPSADDLADPAAFLVVDQWDMSGLDDTPAPPEDENGGSPS; encoded by the coding sequence ATGAATGATGTCCCCTTCGGTTTCCGTTCCGAGGACGACCCGGACGAGAACCGGCCCGAGAAGTCCGGTTCCGGCTCCGGCGACCCCGGTCAGCCCGGCGGTCCGGGCAGTCCCGGCGGCCCCGGCGACCCGTTCGGCAACCTCTTCGGCATGTTCGGCGCGGGTGGACCGGGCGGTCCCGGCGGCAACCCCGACCTCGGTGCCATGTTCGCTCAGCTCGGCCAGATGTTCTCCTGGTCCGGCGGGCCGGTGAACTGGAACCTCGCCAACCAGGCCGCCCGCGAGGTCGTCTCGGCTGCCGGCGACCGCTCCGTCAGCGGTACGGACCGCCGCGACGTCGACGACGCGTTCCGCCTCGCCGACACCTGGCTCGACGGCGCCACCTCGTTCCCCTCCACCGGCGGCGCGCCGCGCACCTGGAGCCGCGCCGAGTGGGTCGAGGGCACGCATGCCGCCTGGAAGGACCTCGTCGAGCCGCTGGCCGCGCGCGTCTCCGAGGCCATGAGCAAGTCGCTGCCGCCCGAGGTCGCGCAGGCCGCAGGCCCGCTGGTCGGCATGATGCAGCAGGTCGGCGTCTCCATGTGGGGCGCGCAGGTGGGCCAGAGCATCGGCAAGCTGGCCGGCGAGGTCGTCGGTTCGGCCGACATCGGCGTGCCGCTGGCCGCCGGCCACCCGGCGCTGCTGCCGGCCAACGTCCGCGCGTTCGGCGAGGGCCTGGGGGTCGACGCCCGCGACGTACTGCTCTACCTCGCGCTGCGCGAGGCCGCCTACGTCCGGCTCTACGGCCATGCGCCGTGGCTGCGCGCGCACATCGTCGCGCTGGTCGAGGAGTACGCCCGCAACGTCAGCGTCGACACCAGCGCCATCGAAGAGAAGATGCGCGAGATCGACCCGCAGCGGCCCGAGGCCCTGCAAGAGGCGCTCGAGGGCGGGCTCTTCGACGTGCCCACCACGCCGGAGCAGCAGGCCGCGCTCGACCGTCTCGAGCTGGCGCTCGCCCTGGTCGAGGGCTGGGTCGACGACGTCGTCACGCGGGCCACCGCCGACCGCCTGCCGTCGGCCGCGGCGCTGCGCGAGACCGTCCGCCGCCGCCGTGCGTCCGGCGGGCCGGCCGAGCAGACCTTCGCCACGCTGGTCGGCCTGCAGCTGCGCCCGCGCAAGCTGCGCGAGGCGGCCGACTTCTGGGCCGCGGTCCGCGAGGCGCGCGGCGCCGACGGCCGCGACGCCGTCTGGGCGCACCCCGACCTCATGCCGTCGGCCGACGACCTCGCCGACCCGGCGGCGTTCCTCGTCGTCGACCAGTGGGACATGTCCGGGCTCGACGACACCCCGGCTCCGCCCGAGGACGAGAACGGCGGCAGCCCGTCCTGA
- a CDS encoding NUDIX hydrolase encodes MTADHLHADAVAVLSGWVAPSAGQDRLRRDYLDVLDAHPRAMRRDCVPAHLTGSALVLDPVTERVLLLLHAKAGLWLQAGGHCEDGDASLAATALREATEESGIAGLTLGAGGRPVQLDRHAAPCAPGVAEHHLDVQYVALAPAGAVAAISDESHDLGWFGYDDLPEPLGGGVVELIAAARAAL; translated from the coding sequence ATGACCGCTGACCACCTGCACGCCGACGCCGTCGCCGTGCTGTCGGGGTGGGTCGCGCCGTCGGCCGGTCAGGACCGGCTGCGCCGCGACTACCTCGACGTCCTCGATGCCCACCCGCGTGCCATGCGGCGCGACTGCGTGCCGGCGCACCTCACCGGCAGCGCGCTCGTCCTCGACCCCGTCACCGAGCGGGTGCTGCTGCTCCTGCACGCCAAAGCCGGCCTGTGGCTGCAGGCCGGCGGCCACTGCGAGGACGGCGACGCCTCGCTCGCCGCGACGGCGCTGCGCGAGGCCACCGAGGAGAGCGGCATCGCCGGGCTGACCCTGGGCGCGGGCGGGCGGCCGGTCCAGCTGGACCGGCACGCGGCGCCGTGCGCTCCCGGCGTCGCCGAGCACCACCTCGACGTCCAGTACGTCGCGCTGGCACCGGCCGGAGCGGTCGCGGCCATCAGCGACGAGTCGCACGACCTCGGCTGGTTCGGCTACGACGACCTCCCGGAGCCGCTGGGCGGCGGGGTCGTCGAGCTGATCGCGGCGGCGCGAGCCGCACTCTGA
- a CDS encoding M48 metallopeptidase family protein gives MEAPDVEIRRSLRRRRTVTAFRENGRIVVCLPSRLSKAEERRWVQVMLDRLAAQEKRRRPSDEGLLARAGELSRKYLDGRAVPTSVRWSASQQARWGSCTPSDGSIRLSARLQGLPTWVIDYVLIHELTHLLVNDHGPEFWALVGRYPRAERARGFLDGYSHAGGAASEGGEDDADHEDDLTDD, from the coding sequence ATGGAGGCTCCGGACGTCGAGATACGGCGCTCGTTGCGGCGCCGACGCACGGTCACGGCGTTCCGCGAGAACGGCCGCATCGTCGTGTGCCTCCCGTCCCGGCTCAGCAAGGCTGAGGAGCGGCGCTGGGTCCAGGTCATGCTCGACCGCCTGGCCGCGCAAGAGAAGCGCCGCCGTCCCAGCGACGAGGGCCTGCTCGCCCGCGCCGGCGAGCTCTCGCGCAAGTATCTCGACGGCCGCGCCGTCCCCACCAGCGTGCGCTGGAGCGCCAGCCAGCAGGCCCGCTGGGGGTCGTGCACGCCCAGCGACGGCTCCATCCGGCTGTCCGCCCGCCTGCAGGGCCTGCCCACCTGGGTCATCGACTACGTGCTGATCCACGAACTGACACATCTGCTGGTGAACGACCACGGCCCGGAGTTCTGGGCGCTGGTCGGCCGGTACCCGCGGGCCGAGCGGGCGCGCGGCTTCCTCGACGGCTACAGCCACGCGGGCGGCGCGGCCTCCGAGGGCGGCGAGGACGACGCGGACCATGAGGACGACCTCACCGACGATTGA
- a CDS encoding DUF5679 domain-containing protein, whose protein sequence is MAETYTGEFYCVKCKEKREATGDIVVNDKGTRMAKATCPVCSTNLNRILGRV, encoded by the coding sequence ATGGCTGAGACGTACACGGGCGAGTTCTACTGCGTGAAGTGCAAGGAGAAGCGCGAGGCGACGGGCGACATCGTCGTGAACGACAAGGGCACCCGCATGGCCAAGGCCACCTGCCCGGTCTGCTCCACCAATCTCAACCGCATCCTCGGCCGCGTCTGA
- a CDS encoding AarF/UbiB family protein, translating to MSDLPRNAVNRAFKLASLPLGLAGRATLGLGKRLSGASAESVSADVQQRTAEHIFRVLGELKGGAMKFGQTLSVLEAGIPEELAAPYRATLTKLQESAPPMKAETVHAVLAADLGSDWRDRFRSFDDAPAASASIGQVHKAVWHDGRTVAVKIQYPGAGDALRSDLRQVARLGRSIGALVPGMDAKALVEELHDRMVEELDYRMEADAQDGFAIAYAEDPEFAVPRLVEGAEHVLVSDWLDGRPLSNVIAEGTKEERDHAGLLYVRFLFSGPARAGLLHADPHPGNYRITADGRLGVLDYGAVARLPEGLPPSVGQLMRRALAGEADEMLDGLREEGFVKAHITLDPEDLYDYLAPFLEPARVDRFHFNRPWMREQFARINDPRRPGYSIGLKLNLPPSYLLIHRVWIGGIGVLSQLDCEAPFRAELERWLPGFTA from the coding sequence GTGAGCGATCTGCCTCGCAACGCCGTCAATCGCGCCTTCAAGCTCGCGTCGCTGCCGCTGGGCCTGGCCGGGCGGGCCACTCTGGGCTTGGGCAAGCGGTTGAGCGGCGCGTCGGCCGAGTCGGTCAGCGCCGACGTGCAGCAGCGCACCGCCGAGCACATCTTCCGGGTGCTCGGCGAGCTCAAGGGCGGCGCCATGAAGTTCGGGCAGACGCTGTCGGTGCTCGAGGCCGGCATCCCCGAGGAACTGGCCGCGCCCTACCGCGCCACGCTCACCAAGCTGCAGGAGTCCGCGCCGCCCATGAAGGCCGAGACGGTGCACGCCGTGCTCGCCGCCGACCTCGGGTCCGACTGGCGCGACCGGTTCCGGTCCTTCGACGACGCCCCGGCCGCGTCGGCGTCCATCGGCCAGGTGCACAAAGCTGTCTGGCACGACGGCCGCACGGTCGCCGTCAAGATCCAGTACCCCGGCGCCGGCGACGCGCTGCGCTCCGACCTGCGCCAGGTCGCCCGGCTGGGCCGCTCCATCGGCGCACTGGTCCCCGGCATGGACGCCAAGGCGCTGGTCGAGGAGCTGCACGACCGCATGGTCGAAGAGCTCGACTACCGCATGGAGGCCGACGCGCAGGACGGCTTCGCCATCGCCTACGCCGAAGACCCCGAGTTCGCCGTGCCGCGCCTGGTCGAGGGCGCCGAGCACGTCCTGGTGTCCGACTGGCTCGACGGCCGGCCGCTGTCGAACGTCATCGCCGAGGGCACCAAGGAGGAACGCGACCACGCCGGGCTGCTCTACGTGCGGTTCCTGTTCTCGGGTCCGGCCCGCGCCGGGCTGCTGCACGCCGACCCGCACCCGGGCAACTACCGCATCACGGCCGACGGCCGGCTCGGCGTGCTCGACTACGGCGCCGTCGCGCGGCTGCCCGAGGGACTCCCGCCGTCCGTCGGCCAGCTCATGCGGCGCGCGCTGGCCGGCGAGGCCGACGAGATGCTCGACGGCCTGCGCGAAGAGGGCTTCGTCAAGGCGCACATCACGCTCGACCCCGAGGACCTCTACGACTACCTCGCGCCGTTCCTCGAGCCGGCCCGGGTCGACCGGTTCCACTTCAACCGCCCGTGGATGCGCGAGCAGTTCGCCCGCATCAACGACCCCCGCCGGCCCGGCTACTCCATCGGGCTCAAACTGAACCTGCCGCCGTCGTACCTGCTCATCCACCGGGTCTGGATCGGTGGCATCGGCGTGCTGTCGCAGCTGGACTGCGAGGCGCCGTTCCGGGCCGAGCTGGAACGCTGGCTCCCCGGCTTCACCGCCTGA